A genomic region of Rhipicephalus sanguineus isolate Rsan-2018 chromosome 1, BIME_Rsan_1.4, whole genome shotgun sequence contains the following coding sequences:
- the LOC119398162 gene encoding antimicrobial peptide microplusin isoform X2, translating to MKAFMVCALLATVAAVTFAHHLELCKKQDDQLRTELQCIGLHISAEANQSFNKALKTLGCQDWSCVIRKLCVGNDLEAAMANHFTKSQISEIHSASTICDPEAGHHHHHH from the exons ATGAAGGCTTTTATGGTCTGTGCCCTGCTTGCCACGGTCGCCGCTGTGACCTTTGCTCACCACCTCGAGCTCTGCA AGAAACAGGACGACCAGCTGAGAACTGAACTCCAGTGCATTGGGCTGCACATCTCAGCAGAG GCGAACCAGAGCTTTAACAAGGCACTGAAAACTCTCGGCTGCCAGGACTGGAGCTGCGTCATCCGAAAGCTGTGCGTTGGAAACGACCTG GAAGCAGCCATGGCGAACCATTTCACG AAGTCTCAAATCTCGGAAATACACAGCGCTTCCACCATTTGCGATCCAGAGGCTggtcaccaccatcaccaccactgA